GATTCGCGCCCACACGCGTTCGTGCGCGTAATAGATAACAAGCGTGAGAAACAATTCTAACGCGCTCACAGACAATGCAAGCGTCATTTTTCTGGTGAATATAAATACAAGAAAAAACGTGGTAAGCGTTGCAACAAAACGCCAACTAATACTTTTTGCAATGCTCTTAACATGAGAATCACTCATAACTATAACACCACGCCAGCACCAATTGGTCTGCCGTTGCGCAACAAGACTAAGCGACCAAGACTCTCCACATCCGAGAACTTCTCAAACGCAAGATTTTCACGCGTGGTTAATAACACCATGCCTGCCTCGTTCTCGGCTAACAGATTATTGTCAAGAACAGCATCTTCACCAGCGGTATTGACTTTTTGCACGATACGCAAGACGCGGGCTTGAACTAAACGCGTGCCAAGGCGAATATCAATATCTTCACCTTCACGAAGTTCATTGTCAGTAAACACAATAACCTGCGAATTAATAGTATTGCTCACTGCAGTGAGGCTTTGCGTGTATGACACCGCACCAATAAGCTCAGACGTTACAAGCGCGCCATTGAGTTTTAAACCAACACTCTGACCCTCTCTTGCACTCATAAGCGAACCCGTAAAATCGCGCACATCAACCACTGTTGCAAAAAGACCGTGAGGCGCGATTCCCACTTTCTCACCCACACGCAATGAACCGCTCACAACCGTTCCAAGCGCGTAGTTTTCACCATCAATGTCTATCACATCCTGAATTGGCATGCGAAAATGCTGTTCTTTTGCTTCTTTTTGTGCAGCCTTCTTGTCAAGAATTTGCATAAACGTTTTTGGATACCATGCCAAGTTTGCAGAGGGTTCAATCACATTATCCCCCACTTTCGCTGAAAGCGGGACAAAGGTCATGTGCTGTTGTTCAAAACCAACAGAAGTCAAATATTCCCCCACAACACGCTTCACTTCATTAAAACGTGTCTGAGAGTAATCAACAAGGTCCATTTTGTTTACGGCAACAATGACTTTTTTGATGCCAAGAAAATTAAGCAAGAACGAGTGTCGCTTGGTTTGTTCTTCAACCCCCTCTTTTGCAGAAACAAGGAGCACTGCTGCTTCTGCCTGGCTCGCGCCTGAAATCATGTTTTTGATAAACTCTTTATGACCCGGACAGTCAATAATTTGATACTCATAGTTTTCACTCAAAAAAGGGATTCGAATAATGTCAATAGTGATGCCCTGTTCGCGCTCTTCTAAAAAACTGTCAAGCACAAATGAATACTCAATATCTTTTCCAAGCGCTTTGCTTTGAGCAAGGACTTCATTGACTTTTTCTGGTTTAAGAGAATTCGTGTCAAAAAGCAAACGACCAATGAGCGTTGACTTCCCATGGTCAATGTGGCCTACAAATACCAAACGAATAACCGGCTTTTCCATTACGTATCACATATATCCAAGACTGCGAAGCTTTTGCATCGTGTACGTGTCCTCTTTATCCTGCGCACGACCTGACCGCTCAGAAAGGTTGCTTGTCTTAAGCTCGTCAACAATCTCTTGTATACTGCTTGCTGTTGAATCAACAGGGAACGTGCAGGGTTGGCAGCCAAGACTTCGGTAGCGCTTGCCATTTTGTGCAAAATAAAGAGGGTTTGTTGGGATACCCTCCTGCAACACGTACTCCCACACATTTAACTCAGTCCAATCCAAGATAGGATGCACGCGCGTGTGCGTACCTTCATCAGTTGATTTCACAAACAAATCCCACATCTCAGCAGGCTGGTTTTGATAATCCCACTTAAACTCCTTATTGCGCGGTGAAAACACGCGCTCTTTTCCGCGAATGCCATGCTCATCACGTCTAATAGCAAGAATAAGCGCATCAAACCCGTACTCTGCCATGCAATCTTTAAGCGCTTGCGTTTTAAGCGCGTTACAGCATTCAAACTTGCGCACGTTTGACATGCCATCAGCAAGTGCTTTTTTGTTTTGCGCAACAATCAAATCAAGATTCCACTCATCAACAAGCCGGTCACGAAACGCGTACATCTCCTTAAACTTGTAACTCGTATCAATATGAATAACTGGAAACGGGACTTTACCAAAGAATGCTTTTTTTGCAAGCCACACGTTTGCCGTAGAATCTTTTCCCACGCTCCACATCATAGCAGGGTTTTTGAATTGCTTTTTTGCTTCCCGAATAATATAAATGCTCTTATTTTCTAATTCCTTCAAATCCATGACATAACCACCAGTTTAATCTAAATAACCAAGAGAACGCAAACGCGCTTTCACTTCCTCCTCATCATCTTTTGAGGGGGTAGATGTTTGCTTGCCTTTGGGCAATACATCACTGTCTTTTCGTTCAAGCTCTGAAACAACTTGGCGCAACACATACGTTACGTAATCCGAAACACTTGTAAACCCGCTTCCCTCCAACCGTTTTTCAATGTTCTCATAGAGCTTTCGAGGAATCGAAACCGTTGTATGTTTTCTCCCCAACATAACACTGTGTTTTAATTAAACTGCATTAATAAGCATTACGCCTCTGAGCTGGAGTACTGACGAAATACTTTTATTATACTGCCCGTTAAAGTAGTGCGTTATGCGTGGGAGAACCGTTATTTTTGGCATTGATGGCGTACCCTATGAACTCATGCAAGATTTATCAGATAGAGGAGTCATGCCTCACTTCAAAAAATTACGGGAACAAGGCACCTTCAAAAAATTGCGCTCAAGCATTCCTGACATTTCTTCTATTGCATGGAGTTCAATGATTACGGGGAAAAATGCAGGCGAGCACAACGTGTACGGTTTTATTGACTTAATTGAAGGAACCTACACCATGCGTTTTCCCAATTTTAAAAGCGTCATGCAACCTGCATTTTGGCAAGAAGATGATAAAAAGTACGTGATTTTGAACGTTCCCTCAACATATCCTGCAAAAGAAATCAATGGCCTGCATGTATCTGGATTTGTTGCAATTGATATGGATAAAGCAGTCTATCCCGCAGACTATTTGCAAACACTCAACAATATAGACTACCGAATTGATGTTGACTCAATGCTTGGGCACGAAGCGCAGGAATTATTTATCAAAGATTTGTTCTACACGCTTGAAAAACGAAAAGCACTACTCGATAAAACGTGGACAGAATTTGAGTGGGATACGTTCATGTATGTGGTCACCGGCAGTGACCGGCTCGGCCATTTCTTATGGGAAGCATACCACAACGCAGAACACAAGCACCACCAAGATTTTTTAAATTTTTTCAAAAAAGTAGACGAACAAATTGGTGACGTGGTCTCGCGCATGCATGAAGATGATAAACTCCTCATGCTCTCAGACCATGGTATGGAACAGGTTAAAACAAACGTGTTCGTGAATGCATTCCTGCGAGAAAAAGGATTTTTGAACGCGGATTATGACCTGCGCGCAGGCTACAATAATATCAAAGAAGGAACCAAGGCATTCTGTCTTGACCCAGGACGAATTTATCTGAATCGAAAAGGAAAATATCCAAAAGGTGAAGTACTTCTTGAAGAAGAAGCAGAAATTATTACTGAATTAATCAAAGCGTTTGAATCGCTTGAATGGAACGCTCAAAAGGTCGTTGCAAAAATCTACAAACGAGATGACATCTATCATGGTCCCTACACGAAAAACGCGCCAGACCTTGTGATTGAGGGAGCGTCAGGTTTTAACATGCGAGGAAACATCATCAAAAAAGAAATCTTTGCAGACGAAATTTTCACGGGCAAACACACCCTCGAAAACGCGTTCATCTATGTTAACACAAAACAACCAAACATCATCCCAGAAAATCCCACCATTGAAGACGTGGTGGACATTATGAAAAAACTCCAACACGTGAATGAACAATGAACTGCAAAAACGGAAACAAAACCTGCTGGAACTGTCCTGCCGCCGTATTCAAAGGAAATGTTGACTTTCGCGCGTGCGGACAATCAAAAGAAGACATCAAATCAAAACAAGGCGACAAAGGCCAAATTATGATTGAATGCTCACGACGACCTGAACTTGGCTACTTTGAACCAAACTTGACATTTGAACAATGCAACCAATGGGAAGAAAGCGAATACGGCTACAAACTAAAAGACATGCGCGTCATGATTCTTGGCATGGATGGCTACCTTGGCTGGAGTCTTGCCCTCAAACTCGCACGACTCGGCTACAAAGTATCAGGGTTTGACAATTACTGGAGACGACGTTGCGTTGCAGAAAAAAATTCGCACTCAATCACGCCAATCCTCCCCATGCAAGAGCGCTTGCAAGCAGCAAAAGAAGTATTTGATGTTGACATCGCCTTTGCAGAAATTGATATTCGCGAGCGAGACAAACTCAAAAACTTTCTTAAAGAACACAAACCAGAAGTAATTATCCATTATGCAGAATGCCCAAGCGCACCCTACAGCATGGTAAACGCTGAGCACGCGATAAACGTACAAGACAATAACGTACTTGGCACACTCGGGCTACTCTTCTTAATTAAAGAACTTGTTCCAGAATCAACACTCATAAAACTTGGAACTATGGGCGAGTACGGAGCCCCCCTCACGGGCAGGCCAATTTTTGAGGGGCTCTTTCCTGCAGATGCTACAATTGAGTGGAAAGGGCAAACGTGGAGTCTTGGCGGGGAGATGACACCACGAGACCCCGTAAGCTTTTATCACGTTTCAAAAGTGCAAGACACGTTCAACGTATATGAAGCATGCAAGTACTGGTGGTTGCGCTCATATGATATCATGCAGGGCGTGATTTATGGCGTGCACACAAACGAAATCAGTAAAGATAAACGATTACTTACCCGTTTTGATGCTGATGAATGGTTTGGCACGGTAATAAACCGTTTTGTTGCTCAAGCAATTCTTGGTATTCCCCTCACTATATATGGAAGCGGCGAACAAATACGCGGATTCATCGCGTTAGAAGACGCCATGCAGTGCATGGTGCGCCTCATCAATTCACCGCCAGAACCCGGACAATATGATGTAGTCAATCAAGTGTCTGGACTCTACAAAGTACGAGAACTTGCAGATACCGTAGCAAAGGTTGGCAAAGAATTTGGCTATACTGTTCGTATACAACGAATCGAAAATCCGCGAGTGGAAGCTGACAATCATCCCCTTGAAGTAGTGTCAACA
Above is a genomic segment from archaeon CG10_big_fil_rev_8_21_14_0_10_43_11 containing:
- a CDS encoding sulfate adenylyltransferase, which translates into the protein MDLKELENKSIYIIREAKKQFKNPAMMWSVGKDSTANVWLAKKAFFGKVPFPVIHIDTSYKFKEMYAFRDRLVDEWNLDLIVAQNKKALADGMSNVRKFECCNALKTQALKDCMAEYGFDALILAIRRDEHGIRGKERVFSPRNKEFKWDYQNQPAEMWDLFVKSTDEGTHTRVHPILDWTELNVWEYVLQEGIPTNPLYFAQNGKRYRSLGCQPCTFPVDSTASSIQEIVDELKTSNLSERSGRAQDKEDTYTMQKLRSLGYM
- a CDS encoding CopG family transcriptional regulator — protein: MLGRKHTTVSIPRKLYENIEKRLEGSGFTSVSDYVTYVLRQVVSELERKDSDVLPKGKQTSTPSKDDEEEVKARLRSLGYLD
- a CDS encoding NAD-dependent dehydratase, encoding MNCKNGNKTCWNCPAAVFKGNVDFRACGQSKEDIKSKQGDKGQIMIECSRRPELGYFEPNLTFEQCNQWEESEYGYKLKDMRVMILGMDGYLGWSLALKLARLGYKVSGFDNYWRRRCVAEKNSHSITPILPMQERLQAAKEVFDVDIAFAEIDIRERDKLKNFLKEHKPEVIIHYAECPSAPYSMVNAEHAINVQDNNVLGTLGLLFLIKELVPESTLIKLGTMGEYGAPLTGRPIFEGLFPADATIEWKGQTWSLGGEMTPRDPVSFYHVSKVQDTFNVYEACKYWWLRSYDIMQGVIYGVHTNEISKDKRLLTRFDADEWFGTVINRFVAQAILGIPLTIYGSGEQIRGFIALEDAMQCMVRLINSPPEPGQYDVVNQVSGLYKVRELADTVAKVGKEFGYTVRIQRIENPRVEADNHPLEVVSTKLPNTFGFKTQTTLEQEVRHMFEILTQPESLERLEAMKHAIIPETRWDGTKKKSETLELYNNTVNTKTSRFEPKLHET